GGCGTCCAGACCGGCACGGACAGTCGCTTCTCCCACTCGGCTTGTTTGGCCGCGAGCGTCTTCTCGTAGGCCGTCAGTTCCGCCACCAGTTTCGCATGATCGCCTTCGAAGGTGTTCAGCGTGTCGATCCCGGCCACCATTTCACGCTCCAGCGGCGGGCGACAGAGAATGCGAAGGAACAATTCCTCGACGAGCCGGGCGTCGTCCTTCTCGCTGGCCACGAGCTGCGTGAGGCTGTTGCTCGGCTCGTTGATCGCGCCGGCGATCGTCGGGCCGTTGATCAAGTTGAGCGCCTGGCCGAGCATCATGCCGCTGGAGCGTTCGCATTCGCACGAACTCTGCCGCGCCGCCCGGCCGAAGAGGTCCAAAAATCCGTCGGGCGAATTCACGCTCGGATCGCGCTCCTCCGCCGCCCGAGCGCCGGCCGGCATGCCGGAAAGCCGTCGCGTGGTGCCGGTCACCTGATACACCGCGTCGTACAACACCTCGGCCGGCAGCCGGCGGGCCGTGGCGTGCGAATAGTTCAGCGTGTCATCGGAGTTCCATTCGTTCGTCCCAACTGAAAGTTGATACGCCCGCGACTTGCAAATCAGCCGCTGCAAGCTCTGCACGTCGAAGCCGCTGGCGATGAAATCGGCCGTCAGTTTGTCGAGCAGCTCGGGATTCGTCGCCGGGTTGCCGGCCCGAATGTCGTCGATCGGCTCGATGAACCCCGGGCCCATCAAGTAGCTCCAGACCCGATTGACGTAGCTCTTGGCGAAGTACGGGTTCTTCGCCGAGGTGGTCCAATGGGCGAACTGCTCGCGGAGATTCTCGCCGGCCGAGGGCATGTCGTCGTGGGTGTATGGGAACTCGGGCGCCTGGACGACTTGCGTCGTCGGGTTCCGCACCTCTCCCGAATCGCCGTCGAAGATCACTTCGCCGAGCGCTTTGCCCCCTTCGACATCGGTGCCGCCGACCTTGGTTTTGGCGTATTG
The window above is part of the Pirellulales bacterium genome. Proteins encoded here:
- a CDS encoding DUF1553 domain-containing protein → LAVRFNCNKCHDHPFERWTQNQHWKLAAFFAKVGHKDDPQYAKTKVGGTDVEGGKALGEVIFDGDSGEVRNPTTQVVQAPEFPYTHDDMPSAGENLREQFAHWTTSAKNPYFAKSYVNRVWSYLMGPGFIEPIDDIRAGNPATNPELLDKLTADFIASGFDVQSLQRLICKSRAYQLSVGTNEWNSDDTLNYSHATARRLPAEVLYDAVYQVTGTTRRLSGMPAGARAAEERDPSVNSPDGFLDLFGRAARQSSCECERSSGMMLGQALNLINGPTIAGAINEPSNSLTQLVASEKDDARLVEELFLRILCRPPLEREMVAGIDTLNTFEGDHAKLVAELTAYEKTLAAKQAEWEKRLSVPVWTPLEIGIAKSAAGATLSQEADLSVFASGKLAKDTYTLVAATELVGITAIRLEALTDPRLPHNGPGRAPGNGNQVLSELRLTMAPNNDPAKAKPVTLQNAQADYNQPGWHVSGAIDGNLATGWALDGQTSKNHVAVFECKEDIGAAGGSLLIFTLDQQFGDGQHELGKFRLLVTTSKRPIGLAPLPENVAKILAVPAENRGEEQKSDVAAYYRSIDGELARLTQAVAQHSNDRANSRLLGAQDLAWALINSPAFLFNR